One genomic region from Candidatus Caldarchaeum subterraneum encodes:
- a CDS encoding DNA repair protein RadA/Sms, translated as MYLTSEQSPSDLKSIIQRLYNEGISEPLSENLLIEPLPDLRELEIWSRIILGEKRVAEYSGIKLVVIDSVQAGGVSPAARKMYTRVNKFTTALKNRKITTFLTSHVTKKGDIAGPKDLEHHVDCVLQFRRAFKLRPLFVPKNRFGPAKLDPFVLEIGNNGLYPSRHAEGIVGKANGISFATGAFAEIQARVEIPKWGEHGGVRAPYLPRQRIEQLIDTIRNIPNIDVSNLTYNIDCLMRSSPHKQYDHGFDLAVVIALLSSYVQKGINEGCCFYGEVDLQGAVRSASAFKEAAHLKEILEIDEEEDDEAVQLRGFYPVPNILSDTLTTELKKFDTLYVPEEIAKDMASLLDLFGFDVKCKGVSSVYNLIQELWPEIL; from the coding sequence TTGTATCTAACTTCGGAACAATCACCATCAGATCTAAAGTCTATTATTCAAAGATTGTATAATGAGGGAATAAGTGAGCCACTGAGCGAAAATCTCCTCATAGAACCTCTGCCCGACTTAAGAGAACTTGAAATATGGTCTAGGATAATACTAGGTGAGAAACGTGTTGCTGAGTATTCTGGCATTAAATTGGTGGTTATAGATTCGGTTCAGGCAGGAGGGGTGTCGCCTGCCGCGAGAAAAATGTATACAAGAGTAAACAAATTCACAACAGCTTTAAAGAACCGGAAAATAACCACTTTTCTGACGTCTCACGTCACTAAAAAAGGGGATATAGCTGGCCCAAAAGACTTAGAACATCATGTTGACTGTGTCCTTCAATTCCGACGAGCCTTTAAACTCCGTCCTCTGTTTGTCCCAAAAAACCGCTTTGGACCAGCGAAGCTAGATCCTTTTGTGCTAGAGATAGGTAATAATGGTCTATACCCATCACGACACGCAGAAGGCATAGTAGGTAAAGCCAATGGCATCAGCTTCGCAACAGGAGCATTTGCCGAAATACAGGCTAGAGTAGAAATACCTAAATGGGGTGAACACGGTGGAGTTCGGGCACCTTATCTTCCCCGGCAAAGGATAGAACAATTAATCGACACAATCCGTAACATTCCTAACATCGACGTATCTAATCTCACCTACAACATAGATTGTCTTATGCGCTCATCTCCTCACAAACAATATGACCACGGATTTGATCTAGCTGTAGTGATAGCATTGCTGTCTTCATATGTCCAGAAAGGCATCAACGAGGGTTGTTGCTTTTACGGTGAGGTCGACCTTCAAGGCGCGGTAAGATCTGCTTCAGCCTTTAAAGAAGCGGCACACTTAAAAGAAATATTAGAAATTGATGAAGAGGAGGACGATGAAGCGGTGCAACTACGTGGATTTTATCCTGTACCCAACATACTGTCCGACACATTAACAACTGAATTAAAGAAATTCGATACATTATACGTTCCAGAAGAGATAGCTAAGGATATGGCCTCATTACTTGATTTGTTCGGATTCGACGTAAAATGCAAAGGGGTATCATCAGTTTACAATTTAATTCAAGAGCTCTGGCCAGAAATTCTATAG
- a CDS encoding conserved hypothetical protein (HEPN domain) — protein MHRAEAEKLLSRSRKFADAAEFHFMRGDYDLSVFNIEQALQLFLKAMLLKNGVDFPKTHSVGKLFIILGECLGKEQQFTEFSEKHALEFASLEDAYISSRYFPREFTRKEAESLGTFFSEVKKFVQQHTGEGGA, from the coding sequence GTGCATAGAGCCGAGGCCGAAAAGCTGCTCAGCAGGTCCAGAAAGTTCGCCGACGCCGCGGAATTCCATTTCATGAGAGGCGACTACGACCTCAGCGTCTTCAACATCGAACAGGCGCTCCAGCTTTTCCTAAAAGCCATGCTTCTAAAAAATGGAGTAGACTTTCCAAAAACCCACAGCGTCGGAAAACTATTCATCATATTAGGCGAGTGTCTGGGCAAAGAACAGCAGTTCACAGAATTCTCGGAGAAACATGCACTGGAGTTCGCCAGCCTCGAGGACGCATACATATCCTCGCGATACTTTCCCCGCGAGTTCACCAGAAAAGAGGCTGAGAGCCTAGGCACCTTTTTCTCCGAGGTGAAGAAGTTTGTCCAACAACATACTGGTGAGGGAGGCGCGTAG
- a CDS encoding DNA primase large subunit, whose translation MTPKINLRLLATYPFLQEAKQFAKALDITEVEEEVLSRAGERVIEAIERYEVTAKLEKPFIEFASYPVAKMIVHHLSNDWLRKRWALAEAVRVEKQLNIEILQVFEHVLKSLNITVKNVGDHYMIHFTDYLRLAERLTSNTRWKLVNRTLSRGYVHLTRSEVCRLAREAAYNIFSDFSALPKNLKPPEKILNQLNEINQILAAKAKTITTPSNKNEWPPCIHAIANRISDASHFECFTLAAFLTNKGYTVEQVVDIFRARADFDEKIARYQVEHIAGKRGSGTIYRPPSCPTMQAHNLCIEKGKLCPKNIKNPLQYGMMDRDASSAAVCF comes from the coding sequence ATGACTCCGAAAATAAACCTTAGACTGTTGGCTACCTATCCTTTTCTCCAAGAGGCTAAACAATTTGCGAAGGCGCTGGACATTACCGAGGTCGAGGAAGAAGTGCTGTCTAGAGCGGGGGAGAGAGTTATAGAGGCTATAGAGCGGTACGAGGTTACGGCTAAACTCGAGAAACCATTCATAGAATTCGCTTCATATCCCGTGGCTAAGATGATTGTCCACCATCTATCAAATGACTGGCTACGTAAAAGATGGGCTCTAGCAGAGGCTGTTAGAGTCGAGAAACAGCTCAACATAGAGATTCTACAGGTTTTCGAGCATGTGTTGAAGAGTCTAAACATCACCGTGAAAAACGTGGGAGACCACTATATGATACACTTCACCGATTATCTGAGACTCGCAGAGAGACTCACTTCTAACACCAGGTGGAAGCTGGTTAACAGGACTCTGTCACGCGGGTATGTCCACTTAACTAGGTCCGAGGTCTGCAGATTGGCGAGAGAGGCGGCATACAACATCTTCAGCGACTTCAGCGCATTACCAAAAAACCTTAAACCTCCGGAAAAAATATTGAACCAGCTAAACGAGATAAATCAAATCCTCGCAGCCAAGGCAAAAACCATAACCACCCCATCCAATAAAAATGAGTGGCCACCATGTATACACGCGATAGCCAATAGAATAAGCGACGCCAGCCACTTCGAGTGCTTCACTCTAGCAGCGTTCCTAACAAACAAGGGATACACGGTGGAGCAGGTTGTTGACATCTTCAGAGCCAGAGCAGACTTCGACGAGAAGATAGCCAGGTACCAAGTAGAGCATATAGCGGGTAAGCGTGGCAGCGGGACGATATATAGGCCGCCGAGCTGCCCAACGATGCAGGCCCACAACCTCTGCATCGAGAAAGGGAAATTATGTCCCAAGAACATCAAAAACCCGCTCCAGTACGGGATGATGGACAGAGATGCATCAAGTGCCGCGGTATGTTTTTAA
- a CDS encoding conserved hypothetical protein (CRISPR-associated protein NE0113) yields the protein MLAALALIGTSPAVVTEFVDYIEKREKITTLRIVATRADQVVSGALLAAEAVRYRYPWIKASVDTLPLSDVTNEDENYVFMEELVNVIKSIKSSDAERIYLCLAGGRKEMAVAAVLVAQIMGLNAVYHVLSHNIRKANVELERIRDKIKELASSKDPGEYYARNAELFEKVMYPSPDTYNVIKIPILPYPRETLDTLRNIMSNEAPQERALSRELLDKLVEAGIVTRCCGKILVTEEGLRFYRHVLEHV from the coding sequence TTGTTAGCGGCTCTGGCATTGATAGGGACCAGCCCAGCAGTCGTGACGGAGTTCGTCGACTACATAGAGAAAAGGGAGAAGATCACGACCCTTAGGATCGTTGCGACACGGGCTGATCAGGTTGTTAGCGGTGCGTTGCTTGCTGCAGAAGCGGTTAGATACAGGTATCCATGGATAAAAGCTTCTGTAGACACGCTTCCCCTAAGCGACGTAACAAACGAGGATGAGAACTATGTATTCATGGAGGAGCTGGTGAATGTAATCAAGTCCATAAAATCCTCAGACGCGGAGAGGATCTATCTTTGCTTAGCTGGGGGGAGGAAAGAGATGGCTGTGGCCGCTGTTTTGGTGGCGCAGATCATGGGGCTCAACGCTGTTTACCACGTGTTGTCGCATAACATTAGGAAGGCCAACGTGGAGCTTGAGAGGATAAGGGATAAGATAAAAGAGCTGGCCTCCTCAAAAGACCCGGGAGAATACTACGCCAGAAACGCAGAGCTCTTCGAGAAAGTGATGTATCCTTCTCCAGATACATACAACGTGATAAAGATCCCAATACTGCCTTATCCTCGGGAAACATTGGATACGCTGAGGAACATTATGTCAAACGAGGCCCCACAGGAGCGGGCGCTTAGCCGTGAATTGTTAGATAAACTAGTGGAAGCGGGAATTGTCACACGTTGCTGCGGCAAGATTCTGGTGACAGAGGAAGGGCTTAGGTTTTATCGACATGTGCTAGAGCATGTATAA
- a CDS encoding Fe-S oxidoreductase (radical SAM superfamily), which produces MAVILETTNLETKRKLVTKTRSICPECNRILEADVVEEEGKIKIYKTCPKHGEFDDLYFGDAEMYYRFARWLHDGKGTGNPNVEMPRCACPANCGLCSSHLSHTGLSNLVITNRCDLHCWYCFFYAEKAGYIYEPTLDQIREMVKQLKAERPVPGNSVQITGGEPCLRDDLPEIIRILKEEGVDHIQLNTNGIRLAHDFEFFKRVKEAGVSNLYMSFDGVTPRTNPKNHWEVPKTLENARKLGVGVVLVPTVIKSVNDHELGDIIRFGFQNIDVVRAVNFQPVSLTGRMPKKEREKYRITIPDCIHRIEEQTNGEIPSDAWFPVPACTPLTNFIEALTRRAQYELSIHFACGAGTYVFKDHDKLIPITNFVDVEGLIKYLQDKTEEIEAGKNRFYIALKVLANINKYINTNKQPTGLNLKHMLYNIIIKHDYHSVGDWHRRSLFLGMMHFQDKYNHDEERLRRCDIHYLTPDMRIIPFCAFNVIPEWYRDRIQAQYGIPIAEWEKRTGRKLKDDFYKRQLPSKQQTVPMASTKTAGFGGLKEIPVIQGGSGKEENCGPSCGCSH; this is translated from the coding sequence ATGGCGGTAATCCTCGAAACAACCAACCTCGAAACCAAACGCAAGCTCGTAACCAAGACAAGAAGCATCTGCCCCGAATGCAACAGAATACTCGAAGCAGACGTCGTCGAAGAAGAAGGCAAGATAAAGATCTACAAGACATGTCCCAAGCACGGCGAGTTCGACGACCTCTACTTCGGCGACGCCGAGATGTACTACCGATTCGCAAGATGGCTCCACGACGGAAAAGGAACAGGAAACCCCAACGTCGAGATGCCACGCTGCGCATGCCCAGCCAACTGCGGACTCTGCAGCAGCCACCTAAGCCACACAGGCCTCTCCAACCTCGTCATCACCAACAGATGCGACCTCCACTGCTGGTACTGCTTCTTCTACGCAGAAAAAGCAGGATACATCTACGAGCCGACACTTGACCAGATACGTGAAATGGTCAAGCAGCTCAAAGCCGAGCGCCCCGTTCCAGGCAACTCAGTCCAGATAACGGGCGGAGAACCATGCCTAAGAGACGACCTGCCAGAAATAATCCGAATCCTCAAGGAAGAAGGCGTTGACCACATCCAGCTCAACACAAACGGCATACGTCTCGCCCACGACTTCGAGTTCTTCAAACGAGTCAAGGAAGCAGGCGTAAGCAACCTATACATGAGCTTCGACGGCGTCACACCCAGGACAAACCCGAAAAACCACTGGGAAGTGCCCAAGACACTGGAAAACGCACGCAAACTCGGAGTCGGTGTTGTCCTCGTCCCAACAGTCATCAAATCAGTCAACGACCACGAGCTCGGCGACATAATCCGCTTCGGCTTCCAAAACATCGACGTCGTAAGAGCCGTCAACTTCCAGCCCGTAAGCCTCACGGGCAGAATGCCCAAAAAAGAGCGTGAAAAATACAGAATCACAATCCCAGACTGCATACACCGGATAGAGGAGCAGACAAACGGCGAAATCCCCAGCGACGCATGGTTCCCCGTACCAGCCTGCACACCCCTCACAAACTTCATCGAAGCACTAACAAGAAGAGCACAATACGAGCTCAGCATACACTTCGCATGCGGCGCAGGAACCTACGTCTTCAAAGACCACGACAAACTCATCCCCATAACAAACTTCGTAGACGTCGAAGGCCTCATCAAATACCTCCAAGACAAAACAGAAGAAATAGAAGCAGGCAAAAACAGATTCTACATAGCACTCAAAGTCCTCGCCAACATCAACAAATACATCAACACAAACAAACAACCAACAGGACTAAACCTCAAACACATGCTATACAACATAATAATCAAACACGACTACCACAGCGTAGGCGACTGGCACCGCAGATCACTCTTCCTAGGAATGATGCACTTCCAAGATAAGTATAACCATGACGAGGAACGGCTCAGAAGATGCGACATACACTACCTGACACCCGACATGAGAATCATTCCATTCTGCGCCTTCAACGTTATCCCCGAATGGTACAGAGACAGAATCCAGGCACAATACGGCATCCCGATAGCCGAATGGGAGAAGAGGACAGGCCGAAAGCTCAAGGACGACTTCTACAAACGCCAGCTCCCCTCCAAACAACAGACAGTGCCCATGGCCTCGACGAAAACAGCAGGCTTCGGCGGACTGAAAGAGATTCCGGTCATCCAAGGCGGCTCAGGAAAAGAAGAAAACTGCGGCCCCAGCTGCGGCTGCAGCCACTAA
- a CDS encoding indole-3-glycerol-phosphate synthase: MTKRFLNSLKAAKGNRIIAEVKTYSPSYGDLLRGRNPIEIALAYERAGAAALSYITERENYRGNMLILRELCRSIRLPVLRKDFIHSKFDVEKTAEADASAILLITQFLKSKTLELADVALEHDIEPVVEVHSERDLTYIGGYRGIIGINNKDISKLETDEGGVKLTARLAPRIRELHGRDIFIISESGISNLNDLSIALKHADAALIGTAFMLSDNPEELVRLFVQAKFGD; encoded by the coding sequence ATGACAAAACGATTCCTAAATTCACTAAAGGCTGCCAAGGGAAATAGGATAATTGCGGAAGTTAAGACATATTCTCCATCTTATGGTGACCTACTAAGGGGTAGAAACCCTATCGAAATAGCCTTGGCTTATGAGAGAGCTGGAGCAGCCGCATTATCGTACATTACCGAGAGAGAAAACTATAGGGGCAACATGCTGATATTACGCGAGTTATGTAGGTCTATCAGATTACCTGTGTTAAGAAAAGACTTTATCCACAGTAAATTTGATGTGGAGAAGACAGCTGAAGCAGATGCTTCAGCCATACTATTAATAACTCAGTTTCTCAAATCGAAAACATTGGAGCTTGCCGATGTGGCGTTGGAGCATGACATAGAGCCTGTGGTTGAAGTACATTCAGAGAGAGACCTGACATATATAGGGGGATATAGGGGAATAATAGGAATAAATAACAAAGACATCTCCAAGCTGGAGACAGATGAAGGAGGTGTAAAGCTTACTGCTAGGCTGGCACCACGAATTAGGGAGCTGCATGGAAGAGATATATTCATAATTAGTGAGAGTGGAATAAGCAATCTAAACGACTTAAGTATTGCCCTAAAACACGCAGACGCTGCGCTGATAGGTACAGCATTCATGCTGTCTGACAACCCTGAAGAACTGGTCAGATTGTTTGTTCAAGCTAAATTTGGTGACTAG
- a CDS encoding 4a-hydroxytetrahydrobiopterin dehydratase, translating into MSKLAQMKCVACRGDEPTLTDEEISALHSQVPDWQVVEKDGIKRLERSFRFSNFVEALAFTNKVGEIVEEEGHHPVIMTEWGRVKVAWWTHKIKGLHRNDFIMAAKTDKIYDEFKAKQQR; encoded by the coding sequence ATGTCCAAGCTTGCCCAGATGAAATGCGTAGCATGTAGAGGCGACGAACCCACCTTAACTGATGAGGAGATCTCAGCACTTCATTCTCAGGTTCCGGACTGGCAAGTTGTGGAGAAGGACGGTATCAAAAGATTAGAACGGAGCTTCAGGTTCAGCAATTTCGTTGAAGCTTTAGCATTCACGAATAAGGTTGGAGAGATAGTGGAGGAGGAGGGACACCATCCTGTAATCATGACAGAGTGGGGAAGGGTAAAAGTGGCATGGTGGACGCATAAGATTAAGGGTTTGCACCGCAATGATTTCATCATGGCTGCTAAGACGGATAAGATATACGATGAGTTCAAAGCGAAACAGCAGAGATAA
- a CDS encoding anthranilate phosphoribosyltransferase gives MTTFFVMASCIQRAISKLVLRENLNDEIINCLLGEIKDGKATDAQIGGFLVALTSKGPTPDEIASIALTMRKLAIPVRPGQPKVIDTCGTGGGLHTYNVSTASSLLSSSVVPVCKHGSRSISGKSGSADVQEALGINIHMTGRGVEEMIKRVNYGFMYAPYYHPIMGRVVKPEFELGIKTIFYTIIGPLISPADIKRHLLGVFKKEYVQPVAEILAKIGYEHALVVHGLDGFDEISITGETLVAEVVNGKVKDTYKITPSELGLPTSPLDRIIENNPPDVNAQIIKRLFNGEEKGPRLDLLLANSAGHLYVGDVVRSLKDGVELAKQIIEEGKAREHLDEVVVSSEEIAAQYPVEQRL, from the coding sequence TTGACGACGTTTTTCGTTATGGCGTCATGCATACAAAGAGCCATCTCAAAACTTGTCTTGCGAGAAAACTTAAACGATGAAATAATTAACTGTTTACTCGGCGAGATAAAAGATGGCAAGGCAACTGATGCACAGATAGGCGGGTTCTTAGTAGCTCTAACATCTAAAGGCCCTACACCTGATGAGATTGCTTCGATAGCCTTAACGATGAGGAAGCTTGCAATCCCTGTCAGGCCTGGCCAACCAAAAGTCATAGACACTTGCGGTACTGGTGGCGGATTGCATACGTATAACGTAAGCACAGCTAGTTCGCTCCTTTCATCATCTGTGGTGCCCGTATGTAAGCATGGTAGCCGCTCGATTTCTGGAAAGTCCGGTAGCGCCGATGTGCAAGAGGCTTTAGGCATCAACATACACATGACTGGGAGAGGGGTTGAGGAGATGATTAAACGAGTCAACTATGGCTTCATGTATGCACCGTACTACCATCCTATAATGGGTAGGGTAGTCAAACCAGAGTTTGAACTTGGAATAAAAACAATATTCTATACAATAATCGGGCCTTTGATAAGCCCTGCGGACATCAAAAGACATTTGCTTGGAGTGTTCAAGAAGGAATACGTGCAGCCTGTAGCCGAGATACTAGCAAAAATAGGATACGAACATGCATTAGTGGTTCATGGACTGGACGGGTTTGACGAAATATCAATAACAGGCGAAACTCTAGTGGCTGAGGTAGTTAATGGAAAGGTAAAGGATACATACAAGATAACACCTTCAGAATTGGGACTACCTACATCACCATTAGACAGGATAATCGAGAACAACCCTCCTGACGTAAATGCACAGATAATTAAGCGTCTCTTCAACGGTGAGGAAAAGGGGCCTAGGCTTGACCTTCTACTGGCTAACTCTGCTGGTCACCTTTACGTTGGAGACGTCGTGAGGAGTCTTAAAGATGGCGTGGAGCTGGCAAAGCAGATAATAGAAGAGGGAAAGGCCAGGGAGCATTTAGACGAGGTAGTAGTGTCCTCCGAAGAGATAGCGGCTCAGTATCCAGTGGAGCAACGCCTTTAA
- a CDS encoding tryptophan synthase alpha subunit — protein MARLSEIAANKSLTIYLTLGYPSRDEMLEIVDELMRMGVDLLEFGIPYEAPKYDGPVIRRTHKTVLSNGFGYGEALGLLKEIKIENQFLLTYFELAQKIGVEKFFRELSETGVRAVLFPDLLIEYPEKLSSYDKLSDQYQFEKVYFVSSSFPHRMIAGLVDREPSFIYMGLMASTGVALPIAVRRNIAIIKGLLNDVPIIGGFAVRTAEQVRQYVDGGISGVVIGSAVASIIDNDNWRGNLTNLLNPILKALKQ, from the coding sequence TTGGCTAGGCTATCCGAGATAGCTGCAAATAAGTCTCTAACGATATATCTAACCCTTGGTTATCCGTCACGGGACGAGATGCTTGAAATAGTTGATGAGTTGATGCGGATGGGGGTTGATTTGCTTGAGTTCGGGATACCGTATGAGGCACCCAAGTATGATGGCCCAGTAATAAGAAGAACGCATAAAACTGTGCTTTCTAATGGGTTTGGCTACGGAGAAGCGTTAGGGCTTCTTAAAGAGATAAAGATTGAGAACCAGTTTCTGCTCACCTACTTTGAGCTAGCACAAAAGATAGGGGTTGAGAAATTCTTTAGAGAATTGTCAGAAACGGGTGTGCGGGCTGTTTTGTTCCCAGACCTTCTCATTGAGTATCCAGAGAAGCTGAGCAGCTATGATAAGCTATCCGACCAGTATCAGTTTGAGAAGGTGTATTTTGTAAGCAGCTCTTTTCCACACAGGATGATAGCGGGGTTAGTGGATAGAGAGCCTTCATTCATCTATATGGGTCTCATGGCTTCTACAGGGGTCGCTCTCCCTATAGCTGTAAGAAGAAACATAGCAATAATCAAGGGGTTGTTGAATGATGTCCCAATAATAGGCGGGTTTGCAGTAAGGACGGCAGAACAGGTTAGGCAGTACGTTGATGGAGGGATAAGTGGTGTAGTTATAGGAAGCGCGGTAGCAAGCATTATTGATAACGATAACTGGCGGGGTAATCTAACCAACTTGTTAAACCCAATCCTAAAGGCCCTTAAGCAGTAA
- a CDS encoding phosphoribosylanthranilate isomerase has translation MLVKVCCNTDVEEIKASQIADLIGVVTMSSHKKAVSLKRVRELMKHSEKPVVLVSDSMKLQDWIEIILLEPPAIQIHGDIPLPDFKKIQSIYGGLVIKSITVPTISSDPLRDAEKILHKIKLYEADYYLLDSGKASGKLHDIRISRIVASRHPVMLAGGLTPENVVEVIRFVRPIGVDASSGLEINGRKSQEKIKRFVEAVKSSSSY, from the coding sequence TTGCTGGTTAAAGTCTGCTGTAACACAGACGTTGAGGAAATCAAAGCATCGCAAATAGCTGATCTTATAGGAGTTGTCACTATGTCGTCGCATAAGAAAGCTGTAAGCCTTAAACGTGTTCGAGAACTTATGAAACACTCTGAAAAACCTGTTGTATTGGTTTCTGATTCGATGAAACTCCAAGACTGGATCGAGATAATATTGCTGGAACCCCCCGCTATACAAATACATGGCGATATACCACTACCGGACTTCAAAAAGATACAGTCTATTTACGGTGGCTTAGTAATAAAATCCATTACCGTACCTACCATAAGTAGCGATCCATTGCGCGACGCAGAGAAAATTTTACATAAAATAAAGCTTTATGAAGCTGATTATTACCTGCTAGATAGCGGTAAAGCTAGCGGAAAGCTACACGATATAAGAATAAGCAGGATAGTGGCTTCAAGACACCCTGTTATGCTAGCTGGGGGGCTGACACCTGAGAATGTAGTAGAAGTAATTCGTTTCGTGAGACCTATAGGTGTTGATGCTTCAAGCGGTTTAGAGATAAACGGAAGGAAATCACAGGAGAAAATAAAGAGATTTGTAGAAGCTGTCAAAAGCTCCTCCTCGTATTAA
- a CDS encoding tryptophan synthase beta subunit encodes MSGSAGLVDSWYNILPDLPRPVPPPIDPFEDEWSHVELLNRIFPSVLLDQEFTAERYIEVPDEVKRIYASIGRPTPLRQAVNLEKMLSTPARIYFKREDLSPTGSHKTNTAVAQAYYAKSEGVRELVTETGAGQWGSSLALACSLYGIKCKVFMTRSSYEHKPYRRVLMQMLGAEVIPSPSSVTETGRRVLSSNPNHVGSLGVAISEALEVVLKSPESRYAIGSVMNFVMIHQSVIGLEAIWQLEEIGVTPDIVIGCVGGGSNFCGLTFPMIGLKSRGEGYRETRFIAVESLAAPKLTRGEYRYDYPDTACILPLMKMYSIGKDYVPPPIHAAGLRYHAAAPTLSLLVKEGLVEPRAYGQDEVLEAAMMFAKAEGIVVAPETAHAVKCVIDEAIKCRETGEKLNILFCLSGHGLLDLSSYEGITA; translated from the coding sequence ATGTCCGGATCGGCAGGATTGGTTGATAGCTGGTATAATATATTGCCTGATTTGCCTAGACCTGTTCCTCCTCCTATCGATCCATTTGAGGATGAATGGTCGCATGTGGAGTTGCTGAACAGAATCTTCCCCAGCGTTCTGCTTGACCAAGAATTTACAGCTGAGAGATACATAGAGGTACCTGATGAGGTTAAGAGGATCTACGCATCCATAGGCAGACCTACTCCGCTTAGGCAGGCTGTTAATCTTGAGAAAATGCTCTCCACCCCCGCTAGGATTTACTTTAAACGGGAAGACCTAAGCCCGACCGGGAGCCATAAGACTAATACCGCCGTAGCTCAGGCCTATTATGCTAAGTCTGAGGGGGTTAGAGAGCTGGTTACCGAGACTGGAGCAGGCCAGTGGGGTTCTTCACTTGCCTTAGCCTGTAGCTTGTATGGTATAAAGTGCAAGGTCTTCATGACGAGAAGCAGCTATGAACATAAGCCGTATAGGCGGGTTTTGATGCAGATGCTCGGGGCTGAAGTAATTCCAAGCCCAAGCAGCGTAACCGAGACCGGGAGGAGAGTCTTATCCAGCAACCCTAACCACGTAGGCTCTCTCGGAGTAGCCATATCAGAGGCTCTCGAGGTTGTTTTGAAGAGCCCAGAATCAAGATACGCGATAGGCAGTGTCATGAACTTCGTCATGATACACCAATCAGTCATAGGGCTTGAAGCCATATGGCAACTAGAGGAGATAGGGGTTACGCCAGATATTGTCATCGGATGTGTGGGAGGAGGTAGCAATTTCTGCGGCCTGACATTCCCAATGATAGGCCTTAAGAGTAGGGGCGAGGGTTATAGAGAGACACGCTTCATAGCTGTTGAATCTCTGGCAGCTCCCAAACTGACCAGAGGAGAATACAGATACGACTACCCAGACACCGCATGCATACTTCCACTAATGAAAATGTATTCAATAGGCAAGGATTACGTGCCCCCACCTATCCATGCAGCTGGCCTTAGATACCACGCAGCAGCACCCACGCTTTCCCTCCTGGTCAAGGAAGGGCTAGTTGAGCCGCGTGCGTATGGGCAGGACGAGGTCCTTGAAGCGGCTATGATGTTTGCTAAGGCTGAGGGAATAGTCGTGGCTCCCGAAACAGCTCACGCGGTAAAATGCGTGATTGACGAAGCTATTAAATGTAGGGAGACGGGTGAGAAACTAAACATACTTTTTTGTCTAAGTGGCCATGGGTTATTGGACTTATCATCCTACGAGGGGATTACTGCTTAA